A region of Streptomyces sp. WMMC500 DNA encodes the following proteins:
- a CDS encoding D-alanyl-D-alanine carboxypeptidase yields MEGDSAPGRAREREGDASRGSGTSASAPATGSRGSGTSEDAAGEAAPKDSATASFRLVAEADAARVEGDDRLRAAVAAWVTKADSPAPAVEDEPDDAVPAAPGDVEDESAEDESVEDGPADAVPGADDDDASDTPPAGKLAGPPGSTFVPLKIDSDLPAKPAAPPPPPAAPPAIPAPPSIPAPAAAPDAAAAPDSAPPKPSGRPAAPPKPPAAPPKPPGGPDAPPGWERTQQQPLPPYEEKRPLDLLAELTNTPPPPETLARTVVRRVKIWTPLVILLAIVLGVVQMLRPLPAPTLTLTAPASYAFEGGTPEMPWPSEGQASMDVAGLGSLGSYGKQKPVPIGSVAKVMTAYIILRDHPMKPGGKGASIPVDDTAVDEAALSAEGETTVELDPDSELSQKEALQALLIASANNVARLLARWHSDGDMQAFVDEMNKTAEELGMDGTTYTDPSGLKDTTVSTAEDQVILGKAAMKDPLLKQIVAMPVYTDSRGDEHDNSNKMVPLHGIGIKVGSTTKAGGNFLFATEKKVAGQQQLIVGAVLGQYAVPQLPTAMEFGRQLMAEGEKTLTDMTVVKKGDVVGEVDDGLGGTTPVVATEDVVAPGWGGLKVGLEIGTDRSGEVPHEGAKGDPVGVLTMGSGQGEVRVPVALAEDMAEPGTGAKLSRLG; encoded by the coding sequence GTGGAGGGCGATTCCGCCCCCGGCCGTGCCCGGGAGCGCGAGGGTGACGCCTCCCGCGGCTCCGGCACCTCCGCGAGCGCCCCGGCTACGGGATCCCGCGGCTCGGGCACCTCCGAGGACGCCGCCGGGGAAGCCGCTCCCAAGGACTCCGCCACCGCCAGCTTCCGGCTCGTCGCCGAGGCCGACGCCGCCAGGGTCGAAGGCGACGACCGGCTGCGTGCCGCGGTCGCCGCCTGGGTGACGAAGGCCGACTCCCCGGCGCCCGCCGTCGAGGACGAGCCCGATGACGCCGTGCCCGCCGCGCCCGGTGACGTCGAAGACGAGTCCGCCGAAGACGAGTCCGTGGAAGACGGGCCCGCCGACGCCGTGCCCGGCGCGGACGACGACGACGCCTCCGACACCCCGCCCGCCGGGAAGCTCGCCGGGCCGCCCGGCAGCACCTTCGTGCCGCTCAAGATCGACTCCGATCTGCCCGCCAAGCCGGCCGCCCCGCCGCCGCCCCCCGCCGCGCCCCCGGCGATCCCCGCGCCTCCGTCGATCCCCGCCCCCGCGGCGGCCCCCGACGCGGCAGCGGCCCCCGACTCCGCGCCGCCCAAGCCCTCCGGCCGCCCCGCGGCCCCGCCCAAGCCCCCCGCCGCGCCGCCCAAGCCCCCCGGCGGGCCCGACGCGCCGCCCGGGTGGGAGCGCACGCAGCAGCAGCCCCTCCCGCCGTACGAGGAGAAGCGGCCGCTCGACCTGCTCGCCGAGCTGACCAACACCCCGCCGCCGCCCGAGACCCTCGCCCGTACCGTCGTACGGCGCGTGAAGATCTGGACGCCGCTGGTCATCCTGCTCGCGATCGTCCTCGGCGTGGTCCAGATGCTCCGCCCGCTGCCCGCCCCGACGCTCACCCTCACCGCACCCGCCAGCTACGCCTTCGAGGGCGGTACGCCCGAGATGCCCTGGCCCAGCGAGGGGCAGGCGTCGATGGACGTCGCGGGGCTCGGCAGCCTCGGTTCGTACGGGAAGCAGAAGCCCGTGCCGATCGGCAGCGTCGCCAAGGTCATGACCGCGTACATCATCCTGCGCGACCACCCCATGAAGCCCGGCGGCAAGGGCGCGAGCATCCCGGTCGACGACACCGCCGTCGACGAGGCCGCCCTCAGCGCCGAGGGCGAGACGACCGTCGAGCTGGACCCGGACTCCGAGCTCAGCCAGAAGGAGGCCCTGCAGGCCCTCCTCATCGCCTCCGCCAACAACGTCGCCCGCTTGCTCGCCCGCTGGCACTCGGACGGCGACATGCAGGCGTTCGTGGACGAGATGAACAAGACCGCCGAGGAACTCGGCATGGACGGCACCACCTACACCGACCCCAGCGGCCTGAAGGACACCACCGTCTCCACCGCCGAGGACCAGGTGATCCTGGGCAAGGCGGCGATGAAGGACCCGCTGCTCAAGCAGATCGTCGCGATGCCGGTCTACACCGACAGCCGCGGCGACGAGCACGACAACAGCAACAAGATGGTTCCGCTGCACGGCATCGGCATCAAGGTCGGCTCGACCACCAAGGCCGGCGGAAACTTCCTCTTCGCCACCGAGAAGAAGGTGGCGGGGCAGCAGCAGTTGATCGTCGGCGCGGTCCTCGGGCAGTACGCGGTGCCGCAGCTTCCGACCGCCATGGAGTTCGGCCGCCAACTGATGGCGGAGGGCGAGAAGACGCTCACGGACATGACCGTCGTGAAGAAGGGCGACGTCGTCGGCGAGGTCGACGACGGGCTCGGGGGTACGACGCCGGTGGTGGCGACCGAGGACGTCGTCGCGCCGGGCTGGGGCGGGCTGAAGGTGGGCCTGGAGATCGGCACGGACCGCTCCGGAGAGGTGCCGCACGAAGGTGCGAAGGGCGACCCGGTCGGGGTATTGACGATGGGCTCTGGCCAGGGGGAAGTGCGGGTGCCGGTGGCGCTGGCGGAGGACATGGCGGAGCCTGGCACAGGGGCGAAGCTCAGCAGGCTCGGTTAG
- a CDS encoding MFS transporter: MTTVQPDREAAAGGRSAAGAAARGSGSASAESGDPATLARSAGTARKRAPGAAEPGEDGDGADVNRRGDDATAATTDVPGVTDFTDGGGTGRTEAAGATAAARVPFAERLRFTPPDRLRPHLRWLAQRPVLTTLVTAGVLHILWLLLLANEGGDLAAQDAWAEFAGRHPSTAYNFAWYGGMHPVSYSVVSPYLMAVLGVRTTMMLAGTLSAGVLALILARSRHVRRPLVPSLWGAVALLGNAASGRVTFALGLLFALVAIALVFRGDRDDEEDKHGAAGADGAGAAAGKARRRVGGWRGTAVVLSSMLATAASPVAGMFVGLVAVALFLQKRRVEAYLLGATPPVVVALSSWLFPFQGTQPMPWISAVAPMICCALIWLLTPESWRTVRICAVIYFFGTLAAWIIPSPIGSNIERLALIFAGTVLLVVAQTGARPRAPRVMRSVAAVYLAFGAITVWVVVKPVVDLVLTSPTAAWTRELAPLVDQLRQVDAEAGRVEVVPVRSHREASALQPYVSLARGWNRQADLDRHEIFYDGSLTPKTYHAWLKNWAVRYVVLPVEDRPDTGAHEEAKIVAKGQPYLTEIWADANWRLFRVNDPTPLVEAPAEVRRADEGELVIDVKYAGPVLVRVPFSPWLGLVDEDGEGVEAPEVLEGDGSDEADVDGVREWSESGQLYVNLEGCVTKAGEWTRLHAPRPGTYRISAPYQLPRGTHCPD; the protein is encoded by the coding sequence GTGACCACCGTGCAGCCGGACCGTGAAGCCGCGGCCGGCGGCCGATCAGCAGCAGGAGCCGCCGCGCGCGGGTCCGGGTCCGCGTCCGCGGAATCCGGCGACCCGGCGACCCTCGCGCGCTCCGCGGGCACCGCCCGGAAGCGCGCCCCGGGCGCGGCGGAGCCGGGCGAGGACGGCGACGGTGCTGACGTGAACCGGCGCGGAGACGACGCCACCGCCGCGACCACCGACGTCCCAGGCGTCACGGACTTCACCGACGGCGGCGGCACCGGCCGTACGGAAGCCGCCGGCGCCACCGCCGCCGCCCGCGTCCCGTTCGCCGAGCGGCTGCGCTTCACGCCGCCCGACCGGCTCCGGCCGCACCTGCGCTGGCTCGCCCAGCGCCCCGTGCTCACCACCCTCGTGACCGCCGGCGTCCTGCACATCCTGTGGCTGCTGCTCCTCGCCAACGAGGGCGGCGACCTGGCGGCGCAGGACGCCTGGGCCGAGTTCGCCGGCCGGCATCCCTCCACGGCGTACAACTTCGCCTGGTACGGGGGCATGCACCCGGTCTCGTACAGCGTCGTCTCGCCGTATCTGATGGCCGTGCTCGGCGTGCGCACGACCATGATGCTCGCCGGCACGCTGTCCGCCGGCGTGCTGGCGCTGATCCTGGCCCGCAGCCGGCATGTGCGGCGCCCGCTGGTGCCGTCGCTGTGGGGCGCCGTGGCGCTCCTGGGCAACGCGGCGTCCGGCCGCGTGACGTTCGCGCTCGGGCTGCTCTTCGCGCTGGTCGCGATCGCGCTGGTCTTCCGCGGCGACCGCGACGACGAGGAGGACAAGCACGGCGCGGCCGGCGCGGACGGTGCGGGCGCGGCGGCGGGGAAGGCCCGGCGGCGCGTGGGCGGCTGGCGGGGGACCGCGGTCGTGCTGTCCAGCATGCTGGCGACGGCGGCGAGCCCCGTGGCCGGGATGTTCGTCGGGCTGGTCGCGGTGGCGCTGTTCCTGCAGAAGCGGCGCGTCGAGGCGTACCTGCTGGGGGCGACGCCTCCGGTGGTCGTCGCGCTGTCGAGCTGGCTCTTCCCGTTCCAGGGGACGCAGCCGATGCCGTGGATCTCCGCGGTGGCGCCGATGATCTGCTGCGCCCTGATCTGGCTGCTGACGCCGGAGTCGTGGCGTACGGTCCGGATCTGCGCGGTGATCTACTTCTTCGGCACGCTCGCCGCGTGGATCATCCCGTCGCCGATCGGCAGCAACATCGAGCGGCTGGCGCTGATCTTCGCCGGCACGGTGCTGCTGGTCGTCGCGCAGACGGGGGCGCGGCCGAGGGCGCCGAGGGTGATGCGGTCCGTGGCGGCGGTGTATCTGGCGTTCGGGGCCATCACGGTGTGGGTGGTCGTCAAGCCCGTCGTCGACCTCGTGCTCACCAGCCCGACCGCGGCCTGGACGCGCGAGCTGGCGCCGCTGGTGGACCAGTTGCGGCAGGTGGACGCGGAGGCGGGCCGGGTCGAGGTCGTGCCCGTACGCAGCCACCGGGAGGCCTCCGCGCTGCAGCCGTACGTGAGCCTGGCGCGCGGCTGGAACCGGCAGGCGGACCTGGACCGGCACGAGATCTTCTACGACGGCAGCCTGACCCCGAAGACGTACCACGCCTGGCTGAAGAACTGGGCGGTGCGGTACGTGGTCCTGCCGGTGGAGGACCGGCCGGACACCGGGGCGCACGAGGAGGCGAAGATCGTCGCCAAGGGGCAGCCGTACCTGACGGAGATCTGGGCGGACGCGAACTGGCGGCTGTTCCGGGTGAACGACCCCACGCCGCTGGTCGAGGCGCCCGCGGAGGTGCGGCGGGCGGACGAGGGCGAGCTGGTCATCGACGTGAAGTACGCGGGGCCCGTGCTGGTGCGGGTGCCGTTCTCGCCGTGGCTCGGGCTCGTCGACGAGGACGGCGAGGGCGTCGAGGCGCCGGAGGTGCTGGAGGGCGACGGGTCGGACGAGGCGGACGTCGACGGGGTCCGGGAGTGGTCGGAGAGCGGGCAGCTCTACGTCAACCTGGAGGGCTGCGTGACGAAGGCCGGCGAGTGGACCCGCCTGCACGCCCCCCGCCCCGGCACGTACCGCATCTCGGCCCCGTACCAACTCCCCCGCGGGACGCACTGCCCGGACTAG
- a CDS encoding winged helix DNA-binding domain-containing protein, with protein sequence MGTRTMTWAQASARRLARSGLAVPSERRASEGAAGAPGAAGGGPADGGPSNSGAAAGLPAGTPAAVLRALCGAQAQVLSAAESSVGMRIDGATRADVRRALWDDRTVVKTFGPRGTVHLLPAADLPLWTGALGALPSGSGNGGSALGGTLGLLTPDQAEAVVAAAADALADAELTVDELTDAIAARAGSWAADPVMEAFQTKWPRWRAATALAAHRGALCFGPNKGRKVTYTSPQRWLPGFAPAAPDEALGTLVRRYLHSYGPATPQDFARWLAAPAGWARTLFAARAEAGEIEPVELAGVPSWVVAGDHAEAPAGPARGVRLLPYFDAYAIACRPRELLFPGRAYERALAGGQAGNFPVLLIDGEVAGVWHQRRSGRRIAVTVEPLDALAAPRRRALEEEVARLGQIMEGRAELTVGRVAVGAHA encoded by the coding sequence ATGGGTACGCGGACGATGACGTGGGCGCAGGCCAGCGCGCGACGGCTGGCGCGCAGCGGGCTGGCGGTGCCGTCGGAGCGGAGGGCGTCGGAGGGTGCCGCGGGCGCGCCCGGCGCCGCGGGCGGCGGCCCCGCGGACGGCGGGCCCTCGAACAGCGGGGCGGCCGCCGGCCTGCCCGCCGGGACCCCCGCCGCCGTCCTCCGCGCCCTCTGCGGCGCCCAGGCCCAGGTGCTCTCCGCCGCCGAGTCGTCCGTCGGCATGCGCATCGACGGCGCCACCCGCGCCGACGTGCGCCGCGCGCTCTGGGACGACCGCACCGTCGTCAAGACCTTCGGCCCCCGCGGCACCGTCCACCTGCTCCCCGCCGCCGACCTGCCCCTGTGGACCGGTGCCCTCGGCGCGCTGCCGAGCGGCTCCGGCAACGGCGGCAGCGCACTCGGCGGCACCCTCGGCCTGCTCACCCCCGACCAGGCCGAGGCCGTCGTCGCCGCCGCGGCCGACGCCCTCGCCGACGCGGAGCTCACCGTCGACGAGCTGACCGACGCCATCGCCGCGCGCGCCGGGTCCTGGGCGGCGGACCCGGTGATGGAGGCGTTCCAGACGAAGTGGCCGCGCTGGCGGGCCGCCACGGCGCTCGCCGCGCACCGCGGCGCCCTGTGCTTCGGCCCGAACAAGGGCCGGAAGGTGACGTACACGAGCCCGCAGCGCTGGCTGCCGGGCTTCGCCCCCGCGGCCCCCGACGAGGCGCTCGGCACGCTCGTACGCCGCTACCTCCACTCCTACGGCCCGGCCACCCCGCAGGACTTCGCCCGCTGGCTCGCTGCCCCGGCGGGCTGGGCCCGGACCCTCTTCGCCGCCCGGGCGGAGGCGGGCGAGATCGAGCCGGTGGAGCTGGCGGGGGTGCCGTCGTGGGTGGTGGCGGGAGACCACGCGGAGGCGCCGGCCGGGCCGGCGCGCGGGGTGCGGCTGCTGCCGTACTTCGACGCGTACGCCATCGCCTGCCGCCCCCGCGAACTCCTCTTCCCCGGGCGGGCCTACGAGCGCGCCCTCGCCGGCGGCCAGGCGGGCAACTTCCCGGTGCTGCTGATCGACGGCGAGGTCGCGGGCGTGTGGCACCAGCGCCGCTCGGGCCGCCGGATCGCCGTCACCGTCGAACCGCTCGACGCGCTCGCGGCGCCGCGCAGGCGGGCGCTGGAGGAGGAGGTGGCACGGCTGGGGCAGATCATGGAGGGCCGCGCCGAGCTGACGGTGGGCCGGGTGGCGGTGGGCGCGCACGCGTAG
- the mihF gene encoding integration host factor, actinobacterial type has product MGPMKRIPGQRSPVECARALDQALEAQRARTALVRAIKNGEVDCVQALERAARDALAGDMLAKDFLLALPGVGPAQTAKLMTKLGLSDSRRLRSLAPGQRELIGAAVRS; this is encoded by the coding sequence ATGGGGCCGATGAAGAGGATTCCGGGACAGCGCAGTCCGGTGGAGTGTGCGCGCGCCTTGGACCAGGCACTTGAGGCCCAGCGAGCCCGGACCGCTCTCGTCCGGGCGATCAAGAACGGGGAGGTCGACTGCGTACAGGCGCTGGAGCGCGCGGCGCGGGACGCCCTGGCCGGGGACATGCTGGCGAAGGACTTCCTGCTGGCGCTGCCGGGGGTGGGGCCGGCGCAGACGGCGAAGCTGATGACGAAGCTGGGCCTGTCGGACAGCCGCAGGCTGCGCAGCCTGGCGCCCGGCCAGCGGGAGCTGATCGGAGCGGCGGTCCGGAGCTGA
- a CDS encoding radical SAM protein encodes MDTDTAAGSRTDLVEGLMARFPHVPREAVIKEDLLRGGMAFDDSALSGAGEDGSGEVKPKSYFIFSFDHGTLPELGAAALNRPPEEVVLTGGPYDLRRTVVSVRVNPASPYRVKPGDDGALGLYLDGVRIADVGLPPMPDYYRHKLANGKSVMEVAPTIQWGYLIYLTVFRVCQYFGAKEECQYCDINHNWRQHKAAGRPYTGVKPVEEVLEALEIIDRYDTAKTSTAYTLTGGAVTRHIGGKDEADFYGQYAKAIEERFPGRWIGKVVAQALPKADVQRFRDYGAQIYHPNFEVWDRRLFELYCPGKERYVGRDEWHRRILDSAEVFGPANVIPNFVAGVEMAEPFGFTTVDEAIASTREGLDFFMSHGVVPRFTTWCPEPTTPLGKANPQGAPLEYHIRLLETYQDALDTHGLSSPPGYGPPGPGRAVFSVSSFMDSMPLPDDAAEAAVPARA; translated from the coding sequence ATGGACACGGACACCGCAGCCGGCAGCCGGACCGACCTGGTCGAGGGCCTGATGGCCCGCTTCCCGCACGTGCCCAGGGAAGCCGTGATCAAGGAGGACCTGCTGCGGGGCGGGATGGCCTTCGACGACTCCGCGCTCAGCGGCGCGGGCGAGGACGGCTCCGGCGAGGTGAAGCCGAAGTCGTACTTCATCTTCTCCTTCGACCACGGCACGCTCCCCGAGCTGGGTGCCGCCGCCCTCAACCGCCCGCCGGAGGAGGTCGTCCTCACCGGCGGCCCGTACGACCTGCGCCGCACCGTCGTCTCCGTACGGGTCAACCCGGCGTCCCCGTACCGCGTCAAGCCCGGCGACGACGGCGCCCTCGGCCTCTACCTCGACGGCGTCCGCATCGCCGACGTCGGCCTGCCGCCGATGCCGGACTACTACCGGCACAAGCTCGCCAACGGGAAGTCGGTCATGGAGGTCGCGCCCACCATCCAGTGGGGCTACCTGATCTACCTCACGGTCTTCCGCGTCTGCCAGTACTTCGGCGCCAAGGAGGAGTGCCAGTACTGCGACATCAACCACAACTGGCGCCAGCACAAGGCGGCGGGCCGCCCGTACACGGGCGTGAAGCCGGTGGAGGAGGTGCTGGAGGCGCTGGAGATCATCGACCGGTACGACACCGCGAAGACCTCCACCGCGTACACCCTCACCGGCGGCGCCGTCACCCGCCACATCGGCGGCAAGGACGAGGCCGACTTCTACGGCCAGTACGCCAAGGCCATCGAGGAGCGCTTCCCGGGCCGCTGGATCGGCAAGGTCGTCGCCCAGGCGCTGCCGAAGGCCGACGTGCAGCGCTTCCGCGACTACGGCGCGCAGATCTACCACCCCAACTTCGAGGTGTGGGACCGGCGGCTGTTCGAGCTGTACTGCCCCGGCAAGGAGCGCTACGTCGGCCGCGACGAGTGGCACCGCCGCATCCTCGACTCCGCGGAGGTCTTCGGCCCCGCGAACGTCATCCCCAACTTCGTCGCGGGCGTGGAGATGGCCGAGCCGTTCGGCTTCACGACGGTCGACGAGGCCATCGCGTCGACGCGCGAGGGGCTGGACTTCTTCATGTCGCACGGGGTCGTGCCGCGGTTCACCACCTGGTGCCCGGAGCCGACGACGCCTCTGGGCAAGGCCAACCCCCAGGGCGCGCCGCTGGAGTACCACATCCGGCTGCTGGAGACGTACCAGGACGCGCTGGACACCCACGGGCTGTCGTCCCCGCCCGGATACGGGCCGCCGGGACCGGGGCGCGCGGTGTTCTCGGTCAGCTCCTTCATGGACTCGATGCCGCTGCCCGACGACGCGGCGGAGGCGGCCGTCCCGGCCCGCGCCTGA
- a CDS encoding class I SAM-dependent methyltransferase, whose product MTDEGNDARASVRNTYDAVAESYLDTIGGELAYKPLDRALLAALLEQAEDGAPVADLGCGPGHVTGWLAAHGARAVGIDLSPGMVALARREHPAAEFRVGDLLRLPAADGEFGAAVALYSVIHLEPGELAPAFAEARRVLRPGGRLLVAFHVGTEVRHLDDWWGHPVDVDFRFLEPAAVTALLGAAGFDVEATLERAHHPEEPETTRAYILARLPEE is encoded by the coding sequence ATGACCGACGAGGGGAACGACGCGCGGGCGTCGGTGCGGAACACCTACGACGCGGTGGCCGAGTCGTACCTCGACACCATCGGCGGTGAGCTGGCGTACAAGCCGCTGGACCGGGCGCTGCTCGCGGCGCTCTTGGAGCAGGCCGAGGACGGCGCGCCGGTCGCGGACCTGGGCTGCGGGCCCGGGCACGTCACTGGGTGGCTCGCGGCGCACGGGGCGCGGGCGGTCGGGATCGACCTGTCGCCGGGCATGGTCGCGCTCGCCCGGCGCGAGCACCCGGCGGCGGAGTTCCGCGTGGGCGACCTGCTGCGGCTGCCCGCCGCGGACGGCGAGTTCGGCGCGGCGGTCGCGCTGTACTCGGTGATCCACCTCGAACCCGGCGAGCTGGCGCCCGCGTTCGCCGAGGCGCGGCGCGTGCTGCGGCCGGGCGGGCGGCTGCTGGTCGCGTTCCACGTGGGCACCGAGGTGCGGCACCTGGACGACTGGTGGGGGCACCCGGTGGACGTGGACTTCCGCTTCCTGGAGCCGGCGGCGGTCACCGCCCTGCTCGGGGCGGCCGGCTTCGACGTCGAGGCGACGCTGGAGCGGGCCCACCATCCCGAGGAACCCGAGACGACGCGCGCGTACATCCTCGCCCGCCTGCCGGAGGAGTAG
- a CDS encoding MerR family transcriptional regulator encodes MRIGELAERAGVSTRTLRYYESRGLLPAADRGANGHRVYGDDALRLVAQIRTLQDFGFELEDTRPFVECLRAGHPAGDSCPDARAVYRRKIAELDELMAELRAARDHLTAQLARAEALPSPCGAGGAESDVPLCGG; translated from the coding sequence ATGCGCATCGGGGAACTCGCCGAGAGAGCCGGGGTCAGCACGCGGACCCTGCGCTACTACGAGTCGCGCGGGCTGCTGCCCGCCGCCGACCGCGGCGCCAACGGCCACCGCGTGTACGGCGACGACGCGCTGCGGCTCGTCGCGCAGATCCGCACGCTGCAGGACTTCGGCTTCGAGCTGGAGGACACGCGGCCGTTCGTGGAGTGCCTGCGCGCCGGCCATCCGGCGGGCGACTCGTGCCCCGACGCGCGGGCCGTGTACCGCAGGAAGATCGCCGAGCTGGACGAGCTGATGGCCGAGCTGCGGGCGGCGCGCGACCACCTGACCGCGCAGTTGGCGCGGGCGGAGGCGCTGCCGTCGCCGTGCGGCGCCGGCGGGGCCGAGTCGGACGTGCCGCTGTGCGGCGGCTGA
- a CDS encoding thioredoxin domain-containing protein, whose translation MTTTSQTTAEGVPYVTDETFTEEVLRADVPVLVQFTAAWCPSCRQLTPVLGALAAELGDRVRAVRLDVDHNPRTTVAHGVLAVPTLLVFQGGEPVRSVVGARSRARLLRDLDGVI comes from the coding sequence ATGACGACGACATCGCAGACGACGGCGGAGGGCGTTCCGTACGTCACGGACGAGACGTTCACCGAGGAGGTGCTGCGCGCGGACGTACCGGTGCTGGTGCAGTTCACCGCCGCGTGGTGCCCGTCGTGCAGGCAGCTCACCCCCGTCCTCGGCGCGCTCGCCGCGGAGCTGGGCGACCGGGTCAGGGCCGTACGCCTCGACGTCGACCACAACCCGCGGACGACCGTCGCCCACGGCGTCCTCGCCGTGCCGACGCTGCTCGTCTTCCAGGGCGGCGAGCCCGTACGCTCCGTGGTCGGCGCCCGCTCCAGGGCCCGCCTCCTGCGGGACCTCGACGGCGTGATCTGA
- a CDS encoding Rid family hydrolase: MPSAVTLIRSASLSDVAEYAYAATAPAGARLIYLAGACPLEADGSTAAVGDYAGQAAKSVENLRTALADAGAALQDVISTRVLVASTRQEDLVTAWQVVRDAFGAHDVPSTLMGVTVLGYHDQLVEIEAVAAVLD, translated from the coding sequence GTGCCCTCTGCCGTCACGCTGATCCGTTCCGCCTCCCTGTCGGACGTCGCCGAGTACGCCTACGCCGCCACGGCGCCCGCCGGGGCCCGGCTGATCTACCTCGCGGGCGCCTGCCCCCTCGAAGCGGACGGCTCCACCGCCGCGGTCGGGGACTACGCCGGGCAGGCGGCCAAGTCCGTCGAGAACCTGCGCACGGCCCTGGCGGACGCCGGCGCCGCGCTGCAGGACGTCATCAGCACCCGCGTCCTGGTCGCCTCCACCCGGCAGGAGGACCTGGTGACCGCGTGGCAGGTGGTACGGGACGCCTTCGGCGCACACGACGTGCCCAGCACGCTGATGGGCGTCACCGTCCTCGGCTACCACGACCAGCTCGTGGAGATCGAGGCGGTCGCCGCCGTGCTGGACTAA
- a CDS encoding TetR family transcriptional regulator: MTRRKAGQGVTRRAAEPVTDGRRARGLRRRAEIIEATLRVVQRDGAGGVTHRTVAREADVPTSLTAYYFATLDDLLVAALSTVADEYTHRLHEIIEGEGDDLDGLAALVASAGGDGRKRALAERELSTMAARRPALRPVARRWREVVAKIGERHTSDPRAVDALVAATDGLCADILLTDARPDVRRVRAVLAHSLRTDGQNDRD, encoded by the coding sequence GTGACGCGACGCAAGGCCGGGCAGGGCGTGACACGACGCGCGGCCGAGCCCGTCACCGACGGCCGCCGCGCCCGCGGCCTGCGCCGCCGGGCGGAGATCATCGAGGCCACGCTCCGGGTCGTCCAGCGCGACGGCGCCGGCGGCGTCACGCACCGCACCGTCGCCCGCGAGGCGGACGTCCCCACCAGCCTCACCGCGTACTACTTCGCGACCCTGGACGACCTGCTGGTCGCGGCGCTGTCCACGGTGGCCGACGAGTACACGCACCGCCTGCACGAGATCATCGAGGGCGAGGGCGACGACCTCGACGGCCTCGCCGCCCTCGTCGCGTCCGCGGGCGGCGACGGCCGCAAACGCGCGCTCGCCGAACGCGAGTTGTCCACCATGGCGGCCCGCCGCCCCGCCCTGCGCCCGGTCGCGCGGCGGTGGCGGGAGGTCGTGGCGAAGATCGGCGAGCGGCACACCTCCGACCCGCGGGCGGTCGACGCGCTCGTCGCCGCGACGGACGGGCTGTGCGCGGACATCCTGCTCACCGACGCCCGCCCGGACGTCCGCCGGGTCCGCGCCGTGCTCGCGCACAGCCTGCGGACCGACGGGCAGAACGACCGCGATTAG